The genomic DNA TCAGAGTCAATACATTGTTCATGGATTGATTAAACATTTGTCTTGCAACTCAAGGCCAAGCCCCAGGGCTAAAGGGGTACTACGCTCCCTCTTTGCACATGCCTGTTTCTGGATTGAGTGTCATGAAAGTAccagttttattactttttagtTAAGACCTGAAACATGCAGGGTTTTATTGTGGATGTATTAGTCAATCAAAAGGTAGGATCAAAGTAATGGATTCCTGGGACAAGAGGCACTAGGGATGTTTATCCGAAGAGGAAACCATGATAGTCCCAGTGGGGATTCTCAGAAATTTTCCCAACCTCCTCCCGTCCACTGCGGCATGGAGCTTATGATTCTTCCCCCCTCCTCACTCTTGTTGCAGGgttgggagaaggaagagaaccAACCCCTATCTCTGGCAGTTCCAGATGCCAATCCTCTAGGGTTGGCAGTTTGACAGAGGATGTCACATAGAAACACTCAGTAAGCTGAGAAGTTCCATATAGGAGTTCCTAGAAGGAAACTCAGGCAGGAAGCTTGAGTGTGTTAATCAGTGGCAGATCTGGTCTCCATGTGACATGGGCAAATCATATCCCTTTATGGGACCCCAGTCTCCTCATCTGCACCCTGTAGGGGTTTTTCATAGAAGTTTCTTCCACCTCAAAAACACCCTGGCTATTAATGAACTGAGActcacaaaataattttagaatacaAAATATTGGAGGAGAGGCAGTGTAATCTACAAAACTTCATGATGCCAAGCAATTGAACGGATTCCAGGTAAAGGCCTGTCACTATGGGTCATAAAGTTTGGAATTTCACATCTTGTTAAAAAACTCAGCTTTCTCACTGTTTGCAAAAGCCCTTAGATTTATGTACTTTGAAACCTACTGGGCtttgggaaagaggagagagatttcttttaaaaaagaagtaaatatcaCCAGGACTGATTGTGTGAAGAATTCCACCTTGAGTTTGAATTCACAGGCATTAGAAATCttctttattttcaacaaaggaaaaaaaccatttttctgctttgttaaagaaagaaaaacaatggcaTAGAAGAACATCCTTCTGTTTAATGAAAGCCCATTTGTGTTCCTTTGAGTGCGCCTCACAATACACACAGATGGGTTTACTTTCAGTTAATCAGAGGAGAAGAATCAATGAATGAAAGTGTTACTTTATATACACAGAACTGTTCCTTTGGGTGAGGTGTGAAGAAGAGCAGAAAACTCCTGCAAGAACTGAATAACATGTTTGATGGGTGCAAGACATTCATTCAGCCTCTTCAGATTTGGTTTTGTGTCTGGTAAATCTTGTGTCGAATAAGTCTTGCTTGTCGCATAGATCACTGTGCTCCCAAGAGTTTACCTTGCTCCTCACCTTTCGTGGGTTGCCCAGAAAGTCTGGCTAAGTCATCAGCCAACAGCATGAACTTGAAGGGGAAAGGAAGGTTCAGTTAGGTCTTTCCAGCGTTGTGAGACAATCAAATGAGATGTTGTGTCACAGTGCTCCATGTAACCCACTGTCTGCGAATGCAACAGCTCACTCTTCTCCCTAAGTAAAGCGGGACTACTAAGCCACAAAACTGTTGTGACAAATGTGCCAAAAACAACACATCTACAGAGGCGTCTACCTGCTTCAAATAGTCCCCTTGTGAAGTCCCACACTTCTTTTATGAGACTGCTGCCATTACTGAAAACAGCATTTATGAAACTTCTATTTGGGGACTGCTAATATGAGCCACACAAGAAAAGCACTTTAAACAGCACCTCCAGGGCTTAAGGGATCTAGCTCCTTCAGAGGCATGTTTGCCTTTGATTCAATTTACCATACTTTTATTTAGTTTGTGCTCACATATTAATGTTGTTTGATCTGAAAGCCTTCCTCCTTGCTTTGACTGAGTCATTTACATGCAATGGGAGGATCTATGCGGTTGCTTTAGACTTCATTAACCAAGGAAGGAGACCAGACTTTCAACATTAATGATTCAGTGTCATATGCAACCCACCACTGTCAGCAGAGTTTACTTAGGACCGCCAACCACGGTTATTTTTCTACCACTCACTGTTTCTCCAAGAATGAGATGTGCGAAGGCTGAACTTTAAAAGCCACATGTAAGCTGCAGGTATAATAAAATGTTCACTCCTATTGATTTGGGATaagaatttgtttccttttttaaattaactttttattgatCACTCCTGTGACCTTAACTGCTATGGGTTTTCTGGCCTTCtattaaaaaatgtctttgatatttatttccctttgagtAGTACAGGGAAAACCTTATCATGGCCTTTCATGAACCAGTAGCCTCAAAGGAAAGCAAATGTTTACAGTGTGATCCTCAGAACTTTGCTCAGGCAACATTCCCTGGACCTTTCCCTTGACAGAGATGGGTGCTGCCCCTCGGGGGCATAGTTAGCTTGTCTACACTCTAGGTACCACCTGGGATTTCTGAGAGACTTCTGATCTCTGAAGCCACATGCTTAGgacaatggttctcaaactcaAGTGTGTCTACATGAGAATTTCTGAGTGGGCTTCCTCAAATGCAGATTGCCAAGCCCAGTCTCTTGAGTTTCAGATTCAGTGAGTGGACCTGAGagtgtgcatttctaacaagttcctaaatgatgctgatgctgctggttctgggctcacactttgggaaccactttttaaagtttattcatAGAATCAGAAGAATTGGGTTTGTGCCCTCGCACTGGGGTGGAAAGAATACCATTTCTACAGTGAGGGAGACCTGGATTGAAGCCTGAACACCCCTACTTAACTTGAGGCATGACCCTGAGTCAAAtcatctctgagtctcagtttcttcattctggAAAAGGGAATAATAATATATGATTCACAGGAATGTTGGGAGTTAATGTGTAAGCGTCAGGCACAGAGTGCCCCAGCTCCTGGCTATGTAGTTGGTGTAAGAAAGTGTCTTCTTTGAATAGCCAAATGTTTCCCCTTTGTAGGGGTTAGTGAGTTCTTTCAGGCCTGGTTGAGTGTGCCATCCTAGGGAACTAACAGACACAAAGGGGGTCTACTAAAATAATCGGGCTTCAGCCCAGAAATAGTCCTCTCCTGTAGATTGATTCTCAAGGGCTATTGGCAACGTGTGATTTGTGGGCAAGTCCTTACCTGttttctgggcctcaatttcctcacctttAAAGTGAAAGCCTTGGCCTAAACGATTTACTGTCTCAGAGGTTTCTTCCTGTTCTGACCAGTGTAGGATTCTGTGACTTAGAACTTGGGCACTTATTTCAGAATGGTCTattaaaaggagaataaaaaataagaatctgGTTTTTAaccatttagttatttttaacatCGTTAAACTTTCCAGTCTTCTTTTAAACTGGGATACTGCACAAAAAGTCAGGGACAACAGCTAAATATAACTAAACCTCCTTCATAGCTACATCTCCTTAAAATGCTCCATTACAGGTGTAAAATGGTATATCTGTTATTTTATAGTGACATCTAGTGGCTTTTCCTTATCAAAGAATAAGATAAGCATTTTCTTATTTGCTCATCATAAGCTCTGCTGCTTCTGCTGAAGAAATTCATTCAACAATCTTTCATTAATTGCTTACTTTATATCAAACATTGTGCTAGGCCCTGaggagatgatgatgataaatgaTACATGGTCCTTACCCTCCCAGAGCTCATAGTCCAGTggaagaggcagaaaaattgcttgataATCCTAGTACGTTGTGATACATGTTACAATGGGAGAACACCAGGGCAATTGGAACAGAGAAGGGGGTGCTTAACTCTTTCCACGGAGGTCAAGGAAGGTTTCACGAGGAGACAGTCTTTGAGTTGAGTTTTGAAAGACTTTCCCAGATAACCTACAAAGGATAAATAGAAGCCATTCAAAAGAATGGGCACTCCATATACAGTGGCAAAGCACCTGTGGAGTCACTGCCTGGGACTTTGATTTGGAAAATTCAGCATATAATGTATAGatcagggtttctcagccttggcattATTGCCGTCTAGAGGAGGGTATTTCTTTGTTGTGGAGGGACTGTGCAtgataggatgtttagcagcatccctggactTTTGacctactagatgccagtagcaacccCCTCCCCAAGTCATGACAACCAAAATGTCCCCAGATATTGCCAGATGTCCCAGAGTAGGGGGTTTGGGGAGCGGAGGTGGAAGATCACTCACAATTGAGAAAGACTTGTATAGAGGGAGTTCACTTGAGATAAGGCTGCACAGAAAGAAAGGTGGTTGCTGGGTTCCACCTAGCATGTGGAGGAGCTTGAACTTCATGTCATAGTTTATAGGGAGCCTTTGGGAGGGCTTAATTAGGAAATGACAGACCAGATGTGTGCCATCTGGGATGTGGAAGTGGCATGGGACTGGAGGCTTGAAGGAAGAGTAGGACAGGATGCTACTGCaatgttttagtagagaagtgaTGAAGGCCTGACCCCAGGCAGTGGTAGAAAGGATGGATTTCAGAGCTATTAGAAACTAGAAAGAACTTAAGGGGATGTTTAGCTCTTTGTAGAGAGGGGGGCATTAGAGGAGTCCAGGATGACCCCTTGGTTTCTTGCTTGAACAACTCTTTcatttgttgctattattttcacAATTGCTTAGCAGTGACAGGAAAAAGTTGGCCTGGACTTGTAGATGCAAAGCAGGTTCACTGTGCACTGTTTATAAACTTATAGGGGTCTGGTGAGACAGAACATACTCATAAGCAACAAGTTACGTAAAGTGGGTTCATTACTCACAGATAGGCAGCAAGGGACAAAAGCAGCCTAGGATCCGTTGTGAGCTGGTTTCCCAAAACTCAAGAAAGCTGCCTGGGAGGATGGAGTCTCAACTGAGCATGGTGCCTCACTTGCACCATAGCTGAGGAACCCCAAAAGGCAGTCTGTCCTGAGTTATATACCTCGGGGACCATGTGAGTCATTTAGCAAAACTTTGAAGGACACCCTGCTTCCAAGAGAGAGAGGGACAAAGGCTGAGCTGTCCCAAGCAGTTCCTCCCTATCTCAAGATGTTACATTCTCTAGGAAGGACTGGAACAAGGCCGTGGCTGTTTCAGGCAGTTCCTTCCTATCTCAGGACACTACACTCCCAGCACATTCTACAGTTGTTTTTAAGATGACATGCAAGAAAGAGGGGAGTACTGTGTTAGCCCAAGGCCACCCAGAGAGCTGTCAGTAGAAGGTAGCAAACCTTTAACTATGTACTGCCTGTAAAGGCACCAGGGACATACAGAAGCACCAATCAGCCATTCAATTAGCCCAGGTAACCCAGTGGGGAGTCATGGctccaattttaaaatgtgacaccTTGTCATTTTAATTAGGTGATACATTTGGTCACAAGAAAGTCCTGTCCAATTACTACTAAGTGAAATAGGCAGAGTATGATTTTCCTGGGGCTGAGCTGGCCTCACTCAGTTAAAATTAAGTCAGTCCATTCAACAACACCCTTCAGTTTCATGTCAACCTGAAGAAAGATTCCCAGCAACTGCCAGAGACTTACTCTCAGCTGGATCTTACTCTGTTTTGATCAGTGCCTGATCCAGGCATTGCCAACAGGAGCAGGAAAGTATAGTGAAGATACCCAGGGATATAATCAGAATCTAGATGTCTTTCGACAGGCTTAGATATCCTCCATCGAGAAGAAATTAAACAAGACAAATACACTGCGTCAGTTCCCGACAGCATAGATTGGGTTTCAGAGTGGCATATATGTGAAAGAATGAAACAATTGAGCTTACTGTGTATCAGTGATGTGGTGTGGCTGCCAAAATGCTCCATGTGGTCTGAGGCCACATTAAGAGAAATAGTGTCAAGAATAAGGGAGGTGATAGACTGTCCCTTCTTATTACTTGTCAGGTTATGCTTAGAAGGCCATGTTCCAATTAAACAGAATGCATTCGAAGGCAGACAGCAGGATAGTGGGGCCTTGAAGCTATGTAGAGAATAGTTGAAAACCATTTTAAGCATAAAGAAGGGAAGCCTTGGGGTAAATGCTGTCTTCGACTATCTGAAGCCAcacaagtgaaattttaaaaagatccctAAATAGACCATGATGGTCTGGACCCTGTCACTTTGTGCTGACCACTCCATATCTTTATCTTCAGCCCAGCTTGCTCACTGAGTGCCAGATCTATTCCTTCAGCTTTACTCAGATGTCCCACAGGCACCTCAAACCTTCCTCCAGAGCCTAGAAGGCTTCCttaactcctcctcctcctttttcttccctgaatCCCTTTTCTCACTTTTATCTGCTAAATATTTCTCTagtctgctcctcctcctctttcgcCTTGTCTTCTACAGTGGCCTCTTAACTGATTTTGCTAATTCCATCTCACACACTATACATAATGACCTTTCTAAAACACAGACCTCATCATGTTATTCCCCTGCTTAAAGCCCTTCAAAGCCTCTCTGTTGCCTGCAGAATTAACTCTGAATGCTTCAATATGGCATCTGTGGCCTTTGACAACTGGGTCCTGGGCCCCCTCCCCATCTTCAATTTCCTGCTACTCCTTCATTCCCTAGAAGGTTTTTTGATGCATGTTTCTCTTACACAACAGGCTGGTGTATGCCTCTGTGCCTCTGCTCATGCTGATCCTTCTGTTTCGtactcctttcctctctccttgccacatctttctttttttttcttttttcttttctttttttttgagatgggggtctcactctgccacccagactggagtgcagtggtgctatcatggttcactgcagcttcaatctcccgggctcaagtgatcctctcgcctcagcctcccaagtagctgagactacaggtgtgcaccaccacacccaatcaTTTCtgtagaaagggggtttcaccatatttctcaggctggtcttgaactactgggttcaagtgatctgtccaccttggcctcccaaagtgctgggattacaggtgtgagctactgtgcccagttGCCTCATCTAATTCTTACTTGTTTCTCAAAATAAAGCTGCAGAAACCCGTCTTGTCTTTTAGGCTAGGTTAGAAATCAGTGTGAGGTATTTTCATCACACCCTCTACTTGCTCCAAGCATTCGCAGCACACTCTATTGAAATACTTCCTCCAGGTTTCCATGTCTTATCCCTGTCTGTATCCCTGGTGCCTGTCGCAGTGCCAGGCACATATTAGATGCTAGAATTAAGCAAGTCTTGACCTGGCCTGACCACTGAGGGAGTACTGGCCATGTCTCTGATTGCCTCCCCAGCCACATTCCCAAGCCTGCTTCTCTGATATTGCCCTAAAAAGCTCTTCCCTGGATATAATGAGCATCCTGGATTTTTCAGCCGACAAAAGCTCCAAGGTGTTATCTTTACCTGCCTTCCTACCTCCAACACACCATGCAATTCAGGAGACCCCTGGTCACTGGAGACTACCCTTCAGCAGATCTTTCTTTTCACACAGACCCATAACATGAGAGACCTTCTCTGAaagtctgtctctgtgtctctgtgttgcCTTCTCTCTATTCATGTTGGGGTGGTGCTTATGAAACATCGATTGTGCTACTAACCCTGGTGGTTGGGATCTATTTGCTCTGAAAGGTCAGGAACAGTGTTGAGGAAGGAGAGCCGCTGACTTGTATTGTGGTGCACTGTTAATATTTACCAGAAGATGTCACTGCAGGCCTAAACCAATACAAATGAGGGCATGAGGACTTTCAGTTGAGCGTGAAGGTGACTCCATTATGGGGGTTTAGAACACCAAGCAGCCCCCATTACAATGCATGCCTGGAAAAGCTGGTTGAAAGGTTAATCCAAATGTGTCACTGCacttaataaatttcttttcttttttttttttttccaaataatcagACTAATTGCCACTAAACTGTTGCCTCAGGGCTAGCATGACGGCTCAATAAATATGCACTGGATGGATGAATACTAACACCAGGAGTAGAAGGAGGGAACCCAGGGCAATAGCAGTCATCTTTGTTGGTAAAGGCTACTGGGAGTAAAAGCTACTACTCTTTAGCAGTAGGTCCTTACAGAGATGAATTTTAGTGGCACCAGCAAGGTCAGGTCCTAGGGAAAGTCGTGAGGTAAGTGAAGGTGCTCTCGGTCCCTTTTCCATCCCCACTCCCAGATGCTTCTCCTGTCCCCAATGCTTGTTTCttcctgaaaaatatataaagtgacttattttaagaaaaacctTCCTGTGATTTTTTGCAAGGCACTTGGAAGATTATGCAGAGTTTCTGTGTCATGAGGCATGTCCCtagctttctccttcctcttccccaggATAATTCATCAAGTCAAAAGTTAAAGGAGTTACTGAGATTCTGCTTTATGCAAGGGATAAAGGCCAATGTACAAAGCTGGAATGGATGGGATGAGGGTTATATAGAAGAATAGGACAGAGCCCCTCTCCTGGAAAACATAGTCTAAGTGGAGATATAAACAGTTAATTGTAATTCAGTATTGAATGTTTTGGGGGGTAGTGGGGAGGtagggtctcgctctattgcccaggctggaatgcagtggcatgaccacagctcactgcaacctccgtttcctgggttcaagcaattctcatgccttagcctcctaagtagctgggacgacaggggcacaccaccatgcccaggtagtttctgtatttttaacagatggggtttcgccatgttgtccaagctggtctcgaattcctgatgtcaggcgatccacccaccttgccctcccaaagtactgggattacaggcatgagccactgcgcccagtcccaGTATCACAAATGTTTTAACAAAGGCTAAGTATGGAAGTGCTGTGGCAACATAGAGGGAGAAATGATAGCAACACAGAGTGGGGTACAGTTTTTTACAGAAAAGATGATACTTGAACTGGTacttgaaggatgagtagaatTTTCCAGCCAAAGAGGGAAGATCATGACAGGCAGAGGAAGCACCAGGCACGGGGTAGAAGCGTAGGAGATAGATCTCAGGATGCCTGAGTTTCTGGAAGCCCCAGTTGGGAGAAATGTTTCCTCAAAGGACATCAGCCAATATTCAGTCAAGCAGGTGGCAGAGCAGGTTCCCTGAGGCTCCTCATGTATGTTTAGAGAACAACCACTCCCTCAGATGGGAATGAATGTTCCAGAAAAGTTGCCCTCCATTCTCTGGGTTTCCTTTAAGAAGCTAGATGCTaatattcagtatttatttttgttttccttccgcAATATGCCCTTCTATGACCTTGTCCTTCATCTTCTGTACCTGAGTGGAAAGTCATTTCTCATAAAAAAGTGCAGTGACAGGGCTCTCTCTTTGATTATGCCTGGTTGTATCATAGGCTTGATGTTTTTGGAGTGTGTGCCTACCATGTATGGTGTGAGTATGTCAGCGTGTGGTTTAAATATTTGCTAGTCTGCTATTTGAGCAAAGAACTTTATTTGTTTGAAACCATAAAGAGAAGATAGCCGTACAGCAAAGCTTCACACTTGTTGACATCCACGTGCCCTTTCAGTAGGTTAAGAAAAGGGACACTTTGAAGCTGCTGATAGAGTTAAGTTTTCTATCCTGGGAATATTATCATGAGTGAAGGTGGAAACCAACGCTGTAGCTTACATATATGCTATTGGTAGCTACGATGTCTATTTCAGTCAGTGACTAACCACAGCATTTATTTCTGGAGGCCCTCACTGCTCTGCCTATCTGTACATTCCACTTCCATAATGTATGAGCCATATTATGACAACAGCCAAAATCAAGAGTATCATATCATATACTCTTttaatgagtttaaaaaaaaaaaaaaacataagataTCCAGATTAGACTggatactagaaaaaaaaaatgctgtcgtATGCGTAATAAGATTAGAATTTGAGCCCACTTGTCAACTCCATTTCACTCCAATAAAGTATTTGCTTCCATTGAGTCTCCATTTCGTGATCACTAAATGGGAGTTTAGAGTAGGAAGCATGAAATAAAGTGGTTGCCTAATTAGCCAGTGGTGTCTTTGGGAGGATTTTGTCATTGGTtagagagggagaagaagggaagggagaggggagtgaAGCATGTCAAGGTCGGTGTCTGGAATCTAACCTTTTCATGCCTGTTTTAGCTGCAGTATCAGCAAATTGGGTGAAAAAAATAGCTATCTCTAGGCTAGTGGGACTCAGAGGACTGCAGTACAGTTTACGGGACAAATGCCATCAGATCCTTGTCATTTTTGCTTTGGCTTCCTTTGTGGCCAGTGAACACCACATATGCCATGTACCTCCATGACTCCACTATGTCACCTATATCTCTGACTGTTGGTTTTTGTGCTTCATCCATAGGAACTTCCACTACATCACCATTCTCCGAGACCCAGTGTCCCGGTACTTGAGCGAGTGGAGGCATGTCCAGAGAGGAGCAACATGGAAAGCATCCCTGCATGTCTGCGATGGAAGGCCCCCAACTTCTGAAGAGTTGCCCAGCTGCTACACTGGTGATGACTGGTCTGGCTGCCCCCTCAAAGAGTTCATGGACTGTCCCTACAATCTAGCCAACAACCGCCAGGTGCGCATGCTCTCCGACCTGACCCTGGTAGGCTGCTACAACCTCTCTGTCATGcctgaaaagcaaagaaacaaggtCCTTCTGGAAAGTGCCAAATCAAATCTGAAGCACATGGCGTTCTTCGGCCTCACTGAGTTCCAACGGAAGACCCAATATCTGTTTGAAAAAACCTTCAACATGAACTTTATTTCGCCATTTACCCAGTATAATACCACTAGGGCCTCTAGTGTAGAGATCAATGAGGAAATCCAAAAGCGTATTGAGGGACTGAATTTTCTGGATATGGAGTTGTACAGCTATGCCAAAGACCTCTTTTTGCAGAGGTATCAGTTTATGAGGCAGAAAGACCATCAGGAGGCCAGGAGGAAGCGTCAGGAACAACGCAGATTTCTGAAGGGAAGGCTCCTTCAGACCCATTTCCTGAGCCAGGGTCAGGGCCAGAGCCAGAATCTGAATCAGAATCAGAGTCAGAACCCAAATCCAAATGCCAATCAGAACCTGACTCAGAAGCTGACGCAGAATCTGGTGCAGAATCTGACTCAGAGTTCGAGCCAGAAGGAGAACCGGGAAAGCCCGAAGCAGAACCCAGGCAAGGAGGAGAATGATAGCACCGGCAATGGCACCAACGACTACATAGGCAGTGTAGAGAAATGGCGTTAAATGGCTCAGAAAGCCTTGTATATACTTCTCCCAAAGCGCCACTGAAAAGATGGCATAGCTTAAAGGATGAAAGTGTCCAAACACATCCTGCTTCCTTCACTGGGGAAGTTAAAATGTTTAGATGTTGCCTTTACAGTTGCCTTTCAATTCAATGTTATACTGTGTGTGGGTAAAACAAATCTCAGTATGGAATTAAATTGTCTTTTTGGGGTTGGACTATTTGTGAAATCTGAAAGCCAAACCAGACTCACCA from Saimiri boliviensis isolate mSaiBol1 chromosome X, mSaiBol1.pri, whole genome shotgun sequence includes the following:
- the HS6ST2 gene encoding heparan-sulfate 6-O-sulfotransferase 2 isoform X5 gives rise to the protein MDEKSNKLLLALVMLFLFAVIVLQYVCPGTECQLLRLQAFSSPVPDPYRSEDESSARFVPRYNFTRSDLLRKVDFDIKGDDLIVFLHIQKTGGTTFGRHLVRNIQLEQPCECRVGQKKCTCHRPGKRETWLFSRFSTGWSCGLHADWTELTSCVPSVVDGKRDSRLRPSRWRIFHILDAASKDKRGSPNTNAGANSPSSTKAWNTSKSRKNFHYITILRDPVSRYLSEWRHVQRGATWKASLHVCDGRPPTSEELPSCYTGDDWSGCPLKEFMDCPYNLANNRQVRMLSDLTLVGCYNLSVMPEKQRNKVLLESAKSNLKHMAFFGLTEFQRKTQYLFEKTFNMNFISPFTQYNTTRASSVEINEEIQKRIEGLNFLDMELYSYAKDLFLQRYQFMRQKDHQEARRKRQEQRRFLKGRLLQTHFLSQGQGQSQNLNQNQSQNPNPNANQNLTQKLTQNLVQNLTQSSSQKENRESPKQNPGKEENDSTGNGTNDYIGSVEKWR